A single genomic interval of Musa acuminata AAA Group cultivar baxijiao chromosome BXJ3-4, Cavendish_Baxijiao_AAA, whole genome shotgun sequence harbors:
- the LOC135635452 gene encoding glyoxylate/hydroxypyruvate reductase HPR3-like: MASESEVEPRLVAGRPQLLLLCRPFIGLDQALSSSFQLLRPWESPLPRDRFLAAHAAGIHALLSTGLAVVDAPLLDALPALRFVITNSVGVDHIDLAECARRGVSVANVGTIFSTDVADYAVCLLLDVLRRVSAADRYVRRGLWPLAGDYPLGFRLGGKRVGIVGLGSIGCEVAKRLEAFGCLISYFSRQRKPSTTYTYFPSVCDLAAASDILVITCALTTETHHMVNKDVMSALGKDGVIINVARGALIDEAELVKHLMQGEIAGAGLDVFEHEPAVPKELFCMDNVVLSHHTAIHTSESFVDLHELLIASLEAFFSNRPLRTPVLDCRSL, encoded by the exons ATGGCATCGGAATCGGAGGTGGAGCCTCGGTTGGTGGCTGGGCGGCCGCAGCTGCTTCTCCTCTGCCGACCCTTCATAGGCCTCGACCAAGCCCTCTCGTCCTCGTTCCAGCTTCTGAGGCCGTGGGAGTCTCCGTTGCCCCGCGACCGCTTCCTCGCTGCCCATGCCGCTGGCATCCACGCCCTCCTCAGCACCGGCCTCGCCGTCGTCGACGCCCCCCTCCTCGACGCCCTTCCCGCCCTCCGTTTCGTCATTACCAACAGCGTGGGCGTCGATCACATCGACCTCGCCGAGTGCGCCCGCCGCGGCGTCTCCGTCGCCAACGTTGGCACCATCTTCTCCACGGACGTCGCCGACTATGCCGTCTGTCTCCTCCTCGACGTCCTCCGCCGGGTGTCAGCCGCCGACCGGTACGTCCGCCGCGGCCTGTGGCCGCTCGCTGGTGACTACCCTCTCGGCTTCAGG CTGGGTGGCAAGCGGGTTGGTATTGTAGGGCTGGGAAGTATTGGATGTGAAGTAGCCAAAAGGCTGGAAGCTTTTGGTTGTTTGATCTCATATTTCTCAAGACAAAGGAAGCCATCAACCACATACACATATTTCCCAAGTGTTTGTGATCTTGCAGCTGCAAGTGATATACTAGTTATTACTTGTGCTCTAACCACTGAAACACATCATATGGTCAACAAGGATGTTATGTCCGCATTAGGGAAGGATGGGGTCATTATAAATGTGGCAAGAGGAGCTCTCATTGATGAAGCAGAGTTAGTTAAGCACCTGATGCAAGGAGAGATTGCAGGTGCCGGTCTTGATGTGTTCGAACATGAACCTGCtgttcccaaagaactcttttgcATGGATAATGTTGTGCTATCGCATCATACAGCTATTCATACTTCAGAATCGTTCGTCGACCTTCATGAGCTGCTCATAGCCAGCTTAGAAGCTTTCTTCTCTAATCGACCATTACGAACCCCTGTTTTAGACTGTCGGTCTTTATAG